A DNA window from Pseudomonas resinovorans NBRC 106553 contains the following coding sequences:
- a CDS encoding ABC transporter permease subunit has protein sequence MKSSNRGRWLALLCLLPFALFFIAFQIAPLAWVALNSLNSPEGWGLANYSKVFGSRFYLQAIKHSLQIAFWSSLIGIVVAVIGSYSLHRVDSKLRDFVMAFSNMTSNFAGVPLAFAFIILLGFNGALTILLKQAGVIEDFNLYSKTGLIVLYTYFQIPLGVLLLYPAFDALREDWRESAALLGASPWQFWRHIGLPVLTPALLGTFVILLANALGAYATVYALTTGNFNVMTIRIAAMVAGDIALNPNLASALAMVLVGLMALITVVHQWLLKRSYHVAR, from the coding sequence GTGAAGTCATCCAACCGGGGCAGATGGCTGGCACTGCTGTGCCTGTTGCCCTTCGCGCTGTTCTTCATCGCCTTCCAGATCGCGCCGCTGGCCTGGGTCGCCCTCAACAGCCTGAACAGTCCCGAGGGCTGGGGACTTGCCAACTACAGCAAGGTGTTCGGCTCCAGGTTCTATCTGCAGGCCATCAAGCACAGCCTGCAGATAGCCTTCTGGTCGAGCCTGATCGGCATAGTGGTCGCGGTGATCGGCAGTTACTCGCTGCACCGGGTGGACTCGAAGCTGCGGGACTTCGTCATGGCGTTCTCCAACATGACCAGCAACTTCGCCGGCGTGCCCCTGGCCTTCGCCTTCATCATCCTGCTGGGCTTCAACGGCGCGCTGACCATCCTGCTCAAACAGGCCGGGGTGATCGAGGACTTCAACCTCTACTCCAAGACCGGCCTGATCGTGCTCTACACCTACTTCCAGATTCCCCTGGGGGTGCTGCTGCTCTACCCGGCCTTCGACGCCCTGCGCGAGGACTGGCGCGAGTCCGCCGCACTGCTCGGCGCCAGCCCCTGGCAGTTCTGGCGGCACATCGGCCTGCCGGTGCTGACCCCTGCCCTGCTCGGCACCTTCGTCATCCTGCTGGCCAACGCCCTCGGCGCCTACGCCACGGTCTACGCCCTGACCACCGGCAACTTCAACGTGATGACCATCCGCATCGCCGCCATGGTGGCCGGCGACATCGCCCTCAACCCCAACCTGGCCAGCGCCCTGGCGATGGTGCTGGTGGGCCTGATGGCGCTGATCACCGTGGTTCATCAGTGGCTGTTGAAGAGGAGCTACCATGTCGCGCGCTGA
- a CDS encoding alkaline phosphatase family protein: MKRKVILVLLDGLNYEVARHALGHLLAYCGAGRAVLYKLQCELPALSRPLYECILTGVPPITSGIVHNDVSRLSRERSIFHYASAAGLSTAAAAYHWVSELYNASPFVAARDRHTEAPGLPIQHGHFYYADHYPDSHLFADAESLRLRHDPDFLLVHPMNVDDAGHKHGLDSPQYRNSARVADILLAEYLQRWLDAGYQVLVTADHGMNNDRSHNGLLPEEREVPLFVLGDAFSLDANAQPKQTELCGTVCELLGASHDKTFCRELLK; the protein is encoded by the coding sequence ATGAAACGCAAAGTCATCCTCGTTCTGCTGGATGGCCTGAACTACGAGGTGGCCCGGCATGCGCTGGGCCACCTGCTGGCCTACTGCGGCGCCGGCCGCGCCGTGCTGTACAAGCTCCAGTGCGAACTGCCGGCGCTGTCCCGGCCACTCTACGAATGCATCCTCACAGGGGTGCCGCCGATCACCAGCGGCATCGTCCACAACGACGTCTCGCGCCTGTCGAGGGAGCGCAGCATCTTCCACTACGCCAGCGCCGCCGGCCTGTCCACTGCCGCGGCGGCGTACCACTGGGTCAGCGAGCTGTACAACGCATCGCCCTTCGTGGCCGCCCGCGACCGTCACACCGAGGCACCCGGCCTGCCGATCCAGCACGGCCACTTCTACTACGCCGACCACTACCCGGACTCGCACCTGTTCGCCGACGCCGAAAGCCTGCGCCTGCGCCACGACCCGGACTTCCTCCTGGTGCATCCGATGAACGTGGACGACGCCGGCCACAAGCACGGTCTGGATTCCCCGCAGTACCGCAACAGCGCGCGGGTGGCCGACATCCTCCTGGCCGAGTACCTGCAACGCTGGCTCGACGCCGGCTACCAGGTGCTGGTGACCGCCGACCATGGCATGAACAACGACCGTTCCCACAACGGCCTGCTCCCCGAGGAGCGCGAGGTGCCGCTGTTCGTCCTCGGCGACGCCTTCAGCCTGGATGCCAACGCGCAGCCGAAGCAGACCGAACTCTGCGGAACGGTCTGCGAGCTGCTCGGGGCTTCCCACGACAAGACCTTCTGCCGGGAGCTGTTGAAGTGA